A single window of Loxodonta africana isolate mLoxAfr1 chromosome 10, mLoxAfr1.hap2, whole genome shotgun sequence DNA harbors:
- the LOC100661758 gene encoding olfactory receptor 4F15-like: MDGANHSVMSEFVFLGLSNSWGIQLLLFFFSSMFYVASLMGNLLIVFSVTYDPHLHSPMYFLLANLSFLDLGIFSIAAPKMIYDLFRTPKVISFEGCITQIFFIHAIGGTEMVLLTAMAFDRYVAICKPLHYLTIMSPRMCILILITSWILGFIHSVAQLAFVVDLPFCGPNVLDSFYCDLPQLIKLACTDTNRLEFTVTANSGLISVGSFFTLIISYIFILVTVQKHSSSGLSKALSTLSAHVTVVVLFFGPLIFFYTWPFRSSHLDKFLAVFDAVLIPFLNPVIYTLRNKEMKAAMKKLCHQLVSYRKLS; the protein is encoded by the coding sequence ATGGATGGAGCCAACCACTCTGTGATGTCTGAGTTTGTGTTCCTAGGACTTTCCAATTCGTGGGGGATCCagcttctcctctttttcttttcttccatgtTCTATGTTGCAAGCCTGATGGGAAACCTCCTCATTGTGTTCTCCGTGACCTATGACCCTCACCTGCACtcccccatgtacttcctgctggCCAATCTTTCCTTTCTTGATCTGGGAATTTTCTCTATTGCAGCCCCCAAAATGATTTACGATCTTTTCAGAACTCCCAAAGTGATCTCCTTTGAGGGCTGTATAACCCAAATCTTCTTCATTCATGCCATTGGTGGCACAGAAATGGTGCTGCTCACAGCTATGGCCTTTGACAGATATGTTGCCATATGTAAGCCTCTCCACTATCTGACCATCATGAGCCCACGAATGTGCATTTTGATTTTGATTACTTCTTGGATCCTTGGCTTCATCCACTCAGTGGCCCAGTTGGCTTTTGTTGTAGACTTGCCCTTCTGTGGCCCTAATGTATTGGACAGCTTTTACTGTGACCTGCCTCAGCTCATTAAACTTGCTTGCACAGACACCAATAGGCTGGAATTCACAGTCACAGCCAACAGTGGACTCATCTCTGTGGGTTCCTTCTTTACACTGATCATTTCTTAtatctttattttggtcactgttCAGAAACACTCTTCAAGTGGTTTATCCAAGGCCCTCTCCACTTTGTCAGCTCATGTCACTGTGGTGGTTTTATTCTTTGGGCCGTTGATCTTCTTTTATACATGGCCCTTCCGCTCATCACACTTGGACAAGTTTCTTGCTGTCTTTGACGCAGTTCTcattccttttctgaatccagtcaTCTACACACTCAGGAACAAGGAGATGAAGGCAGCAATGAAAAAACTGTGCCATCAGCTTGTGAGTTACAGGAAGTTGTCCTAA